TGCGAGATTTGTCTTTAAAATGGCCCGGCGTATGATACGTGGAAATCTCGCAGGATAgacctgcgagatttgcttcgtctgCTCATATCTCCCTAGCACTCAAAAGACGACCGTTTGTAGAGGAGAAAGCATTGCAGAGAGGGTTGCAGGTGACCGTTGGCGAAGcttgcaggtgaccgttcgggcgAAGACGAGGTTATTTAAGGGAGAAGATgggatatgtattttttatttagcaaaaacatgaatttcattgttttacttactgagAAATTTGTTGCATTGAGTTGGATATATTTCATAACTTCGTTTGGATTATTTTGGTTCATTGCTGCATCTAGACGAATGTTAGTTTTAATTtatttgcttttttattttttttttcatgttctaACTGTTAAATTTATTGCTCACATGCATAAtactaagaaaatattttgtaataattAGTAGGTGTAAATGTATATCTAATATTTGCAAGTTAAAATTACTGTATATTGACATGACATACATTTTGAGAAATTCGGATTCCCCATCTTCATATCTAtttgcaacaataataatattaataaaataattttattttgtaataaTTAGTAGGTGAACTTATGCATAATTGAACTGAGATGTTACCTACAACATTATTATGTATATTTAgttaaattgaaattaaattgtaAAATCTCAAAACCAGTGTTTGTGATTTTAAAATTTGCTAAgcaattgatgatgttttgatGAAGATCAGTTTAATATAACCCACTACCTGCGTACAAATTTGTTTGACATGCATattcttatacatatatattcttgaaTGCAATACTATTTTTTAATTGACTTTAAGGTGTTCAACGtatattttacagtatattattcattatttataatatataatgtAAAATCTGTTTTATTATGAAGGAGCATAATTTATTGTAGATTAAAACAAAACTGCCCTTTAAAAGAAACAGTGGATGcctacataaaaaaaaattatgaacacAAATTTAAGTGACATTTGATCAAAATAAGTTGATCTATCAGTGTAGATTGACAAAGTGAAATTATTCTTTCTATGCATAATTTTATTCACAAGATAAAAAAACATTAATCTTTTTAAGAGGTGCAACCATTGTGATGGTTTTCAAAGTTGGCCATACACTATTTAGTGACAACACTAGTTGCTACTAAGACTTGAAATATATTTAATAagtataatttcataaaaaagaATTTCACGCCTTAATACTAATTTCTATCAtcttaaaattgaaaaatgatatgaacATTCAAATTTGTGTGTACTTTTGAAGCCTCAAATTTTTAATTGAAGTCAAAATTTAAAAAACCTAGTTCCTACCTTCCTCCTCATCTCAAACCATTAAGCATTAACCTCACAAATTAGAGATCAATCTAACTTTAAGCATATGTTTACCgctatttatatattaatttgactaaatatatataacaatgaGCACTTATAAGTATTTTGTTTTATGAACAAACATTCACAACTATTCTCATGCTTATTCCTCAACCGCAAACAAACCCCTGTAAAGCCAAATTTAGATCTTATCATTTtaagtttattgttatttgaccaaactcataatcaactaatccatttatttagaaaaatatgttgtaaaagaaatattaccaTTCTCATCATTTTTAGTTACATAATTAACAAAACTCTTTCAAATAAAGGTACAACTATGAATAATGCGTTGTGTTGTGCTTCAAAGGGTTAGCTAGggttcgtaaaaaaaaaaaaatagtgtttcAATTTTTGTGGTTCATATTTTCtaacacatgatttttttttcatcacCATTATTTTGTCAAACATTTTCTTATACAAGTGGTATTAGGACAGTCACTTTTATTATAAGTATAAAAAATACGTTGTTATCAAATGAATAAGTCTTTTTTCTTTCTCGAGCGCGAAtttaaatgcctcctgcatggctgatgcagtgatgtgaattgcatgctggtagatatcataggttctcgcatgctcaaactatgTTATTACATTGCTTGCAAACGTTTTagggtcattgtaaaaatgggtaaatgttcagcatgctgccgaaattttggtaggATTTTTCCCAGAAAAGTCATAAATGcttgcaaaaataattttgatgTGACgagtgaaacatttagagaaGATTGCGTGCGCATGAACATAGTGAAAATAATTCTTCATTACTATTGACttagcatatcacttatacatacaattgttgTTTTCCGTAGGTCTTTATATCTTTCCCAATCGTCGACCTAAATGGtaggaagttcaagcagtactCCGATGACGATATTGTTGTACATAGGGGGTTACATTATAATCAGACAAACCGGTGTTTGTTATAGTATTCCGCCAGTTCGACCTGTTagaattggccataggtgtaaattaactaaaatttatacgaagatatacaagtatttgtatattgatccaaatcaatatgcattgcgggtaacCGCAAGATACCCGATTCAAGGGCATCATGATACAGTCCTCTATGAGGCTGTTCCCATAATTGATGATTACGGTTTgtgcattgtgttggatgcacattgcgtagggacgacatatttgactgtgcaaTTATATGTCGAAAACATTCCTCACATGGGTGTCGCCGCGAATGGGCAGCCGGGAACGTCTATTGAGCATATGGTTGAAGGGGAGGAAGAAGATCCAGAGCCATACACAAGTacagatgttggtgggatgcctgttgtggatataaatgaatgtccgggATCGTCGTTCGAGCCGGAGACGTACGAAGGACCTATTATTGACACGAATGATCATGATGTTTGTAAAGAAGTTCTAGCTAAACAACCAGGATCATTGTTCGCCATTGTGAACAACGCGTTAGACGAGGGAATGAACATCACAaatgatgttcatttacaagatgacacatATGAGcaggaaattggtgaagggatGAACGAGTTCCCCGTTGATGTTGACCCACTCCCCCATGAAACGAATGATGCCATGTATAACGCCGAGTTCATGAACGAACCTCCTATGTATAGTGTAATTGACGTAGATACTGTAGATTTTTCACGTGGTgaggagcttcctatacgggtaactcgttgggatgaatcgtaAAAGCTGAGTAAAGGTTTGAGTTGAGGGCACCGATGGTTGCACTTCACAtattgccctggtacaggtttGAGTTGGACATACACcaggagcatgaggtataaaccaattaaagtatagcacatgatattctttctttctttcagttgtTTATAGTTTGCTTAACTTTTGGTTATGTCTAAGTGCAGTTTCTATGGATGCCTTACACGACTGAGATTCTAGCTGACCTGCCGCCTGACTATGCAGATGGGAGTGACCTGTGGGTAACCCGAGTTCCACTCATATGCTTTtatattattgagtggtatctccccgatcgAGTCATGCGATAGTTCGAGTATCGATAGGTCATTCCCGCCCAATTTTTTACGTCAggggtagatattgttggggaTGACCTCCACGGCATGGATAGCCACAGTTGAGGGGTCACAGACTGATCGACTACGCATGCGATATTCGTCACTATGTGGGAGCATCGGCGAGACTACATCAAAGTAGGAGTGGCGGAGGACGGTCCGATGcgtctagatgacccatacttcacttggtataggtctatcacataccgcttcgtcgacaggaccgctgctgtatatttgagcctcgtaagaagactttaacccacaACTCATTTTGTTATATATACGTTACAATTTGAATGCgttaatcaaatattttcatGTCCTGTAGGCTGACATAGTCATTAAGATAGACCAGATCTCGTTTGATCCTgcgatccaccgattgatgagtgTTGCACTGGACCTCGTCCACGAGGACGGTCGACGAATCCCAAGacgaggaggtcgacctgatgtaccagcacgaggaggtcgaccagctccagtacgaggaggaccacatgcctcctctagtcgtccCGTGACTCCCACGTCCTTGCCACCGGTCGTACAGGCAGAGTACGTGTTCGGCCCGTCAGCCCCTTATGCGCCTTCCACTACAGCTGATATTGCCGGACCGTCGAGTAGACTGGCTGATGCCCCATCTGAATCTACT
The sequence above is a segment of the Malania oleifera isolate guangnan ecotype guangnan chromosome 8, ASM2987363v1, whole genome shotgun sequence genome. Coding sequences within it:
- the LOC131162998 gene encoding uncharacterized protein LOC131162998, with the protein product MSVALDLVHEDGRRIPRRGGRPDVPARGGRPAPVRGGPHASSSRPVTPTSLPPVVQAEYVFGPSAPYAPSTTADIAGPSSRLADAPSESTATPSMSFLLDDLFDGVEVDAPPMSPGSLPETSYQFSPCALRMDDDDYAVPLGGEDPHLGR